In Mytilus edulis chromosome 6, xbMytEdul2.2, whole genome shotgun sequence, the following proteins share a genomic window:
- the LOC139527396 gene encoding uncharacterized protein yields MITSPFEPTIYTAGDHTYKIENFLHVYLTKQKDIVLVGLIHFYAKAPILKPGMKGIYLTVDQYRKLISKRDSISNAIKHIKEDIEGKGSSKMTKTKQTNKDGQVETDFDISENKTTIVKSDFIFGSNQVHVVVDIRDNSRPNKPFRDTRRFQDNMDKAVILTEKQWNSLLSLHLKVIRDLADNFGYSEDFADELSSYLIE; encoded by the exons ATGATAACAAGTCCATTTGAGCCGACGATATACACTGCAGGAGATCACACGTATAAAATAGAAAACTTTTTACACGTTTATCTCACTAAACAAAAAGATATTGTCCTTGTTGGATTAATACATTTCTATGCAAAAGCTCCAATCCTAAAACCTGGGATGAAGGGAATATATCTAACGGTTGACCAATACCGTAAACTAATCAGTAAGAGAGATTCGATTTCAAATGCTATTAAACATATTAAAGAAGACATAGAAGGAAAAGGTTCGAGCAAAATGACGAAAACGAAACAGACGAATAAAGACGGACAAG TTGAAACAGATTTCGACATTTCCGAAAACAAAACGACCATTGTAAAATCCGACTTCATTTTCGGGAGTAATCAAGTGCACGTGGTAGTTGACATCCGTGATAACAGCAGGCCAAATAAACCATTTAGAGATACACGAAGATTCCAAGATAACATGGATAAGGCGGTCATCCTCACTGAAAAACAATGGAACTCATTATTATCATTGCATTTAAAAGTCATCAGAGATTTGGCAGATAACTTTGGTTATTCAGAAGATTTCGCTGATGAACTAAGTTCTTATCTTATAGAGTAG